Genomic window (Deltaproteobacteria bacterium CG11_big_fil_rev_8_21_14_0_20_49_13):
TCGGCTATGCGACCGTGCCTGGTCTTAACCGACATTTTTTTTCTGTCGGTTGGATGTCTTCCGATAGGTGTCAATATCTTGCCACTCTCATTTGGAACTTTTCCAAAGACAAGAGCGCAATATCTCTTTTTCACGCTCCTTGCCTTGAACTGATCGGAGAGGTTCTTGTGAGCATTGTCGTTCTTGGCGACCACTATTATGCCCGATGTCCCTTTATCCAGCCTGTGAACTATTCCGGGGCGTTCCACACCGCCGATGCCGGAAAGGTCCCTACAGTGATGAAGAAGTGCGTTGACCAATGTTCCGCACTTGTTTCCTGCCGCCGGATGAACAACCATATATGCCGGTTTGTTGACAACGATTATATCCTTATCTTCGTAAAGTATCTTGAGCGGAATATTTTCTGGAGCTGTTTCAAGCGGTGTTGGTGGAGGGATATTAATTTCGATCCTGTCGGAAGCCTTTATGTCGTGGGCGGCCTTTATAAAAACAGCACCATTGACCCTAACATTGCCGCCTTCAATAAGCCTCTTGGCGCGCGAACGGGTAATGCCTGGATGATGTTGAGCTATGTATGTGTCAAGTCTCACAATTGTAATTTTGTCTTTAACGATTGTTTATTGCTTGAAAATTGTAATTTGGAAATTGATCATTGCTTTTCTTAGGGTTCAAGTTCCACATTCCAGTAAGAGAAGTCAACAAAGTTGATGAAAGGCTTCCACGCATTGTACCGGACCATGTGCTGTGAAATATCTATGAAAGGGACCGATGCCGGCCTGAAAGGATGGTGGATGAGCTTCATACCGGCCTCTTTTGGGGTAAGGCCGCCCTTCTTTCCGTTGCAATCAAGACAGCTGGTGACGACGTTCTCCCAGGTGGTAAGCCCGCCCTGCGAGCGCGGGATCACGTGATCGAGATTTAGGTTATTGCGCTGGAACTTTTTGCCGCAATACTGGCACATGTGCTTATCGCGAAGGAGTATGTTAAGCCGTGAAAACTTGACCCCTTTTTTAGGGAGACGGTCGTAGGTTACAAGTACTACGACCCGTGGCACACGCATCACTCTTCCCACAAGGCCTATCGTTTCATCGTGCGTGGCGACCGATAATTCCGACCAGCTGTGAAAGTCAAAGGTCTTGTATTCGTGGTCTATCGCCTTGGCAACGCCCTGATAGAGCATAACGAAGGCGCGTCGAAGCGTCGTTATATGCACCGGAAAATAGCTCTTATTTAGGACAAGTACGTTGGATGCAAGCATAATATGCTCTCTAATGTCCACTAATACACGATTGTCCGCCCATTTGTCAACTCCTACGGTTTTTACGACCGAAAAGGCAAGCAACTCAAGCGCGGCTGAATGGACAGCCAGTCACCCGCTTATCTCAAATGTCGCGGAATGGACATTATGGGCACCTCTAAAAACCCATTGGCGTGTCATTGCGAGGGAGCGTAGTGACCGAAGCAATCTCCATAAATCAAGTGTTTGCGGGAGATTGCNNNNNNNNNNNNNNNNNTGATGGAGCCATGTTTGGAAATCGGAACGTGCGCGGGCAAGTAAAAGCTTTTTACGCCCGGCCTTTCGAGGGCCCTTGCTTGTTGAGGGGTGGGCCTCAAGCGGCGGAAATATTCCCCAGATGCAGTTCATTGGGATGTAATGCTTCGGGTCGGAGTTTATGATGTGATTGATAAGAGCGCCAATGGCGGTGGTCGGTGGAATAAGTGGGTGAGCGCATGAGCATGCCTTGAGCGAAGTCCCGAGCTTGTCGAGGGAGGAAGTCGAAGGGTGCGTAAGTGCGCAAGTTGAGCCGATGTATAGACCAATGGCTGCGGATTCCAAATATCCTTCAACCCCGGTTATCTGGCCGGCAAGGAATATCCCCGGATGGTCCTTAAGTTCAAGCCCTTCATTGAGAAACGTCGGCCCGTTGATATAGGTGTTCCTGTGCATCGAACCGTAGCGCGCGAACTTTGCCTCTTTCAGACCCGGGATAAGCCTCAATACCCTATCCTGTTCCTTGTATGTCATTCGCGTCTGAAATCCGACCATATTGAATAGCGTTGCATGAAGATCGTCTTGCCTTAACTGAACTATGGCATATGGCCTTCTTCCCGTGCGAGGGTCGGCAAAGCCCATCGGCTTCATCGGACCG
Coding sequences:
- a CDS encoding RNA pseudouridine synthase, which produces MVKDKITIVRLDTYIAQHHPGITRSRAKRLIEGGNVRVNGAVFIKAAHDIKASDRIEINIPPPTPLETAPENIPLKILYEDKDIIVVNKPAYMVVHPAAGNKCGTLVNALLHHCRDLSGIGGVERPGIVHRLDKGTSGIIVVAKNDNAHKNLSDQFKARSVKKRYCALVFGKVPNESGKILTPIGRHPTDRKKMSVKTRHGRIAETDYDVTKRYGNDLTLVDIKLRTGRTHQIRVHFSHMGHPLVGDDLYGGRAVKRLKASNACHFRESVNPMSPLDARFHGDDMSKKLYNLIKIFPRPFLHAYKLGFDHPRTGKRMEFSVEMPQDMTSLLKKLDAILRAKPEESPACD
- a CDS encoding HNH endonuclease; protein product: MLASNVLVLNKSYFPVHITTLRRAFVMLYQGVAKAIDHEYKTFDFHSWSELSVATHDETIGLVGRVMRVPRVVVLVTYDRLPKKGVKFSRLNILLRDKHMCQYCGKKFQRNNLNLDHVIPRSQGGLTTWENVVTSCLDCNGKKGGLTPKEAGMKLIHHPFRPASVPFIDISQHMVRYNAWKPFINFVDFSYWNVELEP